The following proteins are encoded in a genomic region of Nicotiana sylvestris chromosome 4, ASM39365v2, whole genome shotgun sequence:
- the LOC104243967 gene encoding putative pentatricopeptide repeat-containing protein At5g08310, mitochondrial, which yields MAAFCRIKRSHFLFSRSLKQFLNLYTQNNNTQIQNPFIKYNLFQFSSTPTCQKPQNFLPPLSLEDSRIVDKLVHVFTKRLDTLKSEELDELGPKITTLIVEFVLKRLKSWRIAQLFYNWAKNQSGFSHSCHTFNLMAECLSAARQIDSMRMLVNDVIKCQCYFTPRALGFFIRCLSNQGLVKEANELFDHMQKSGLCVPNSFSYNCLLDAISKGGDVGLIELRLKEMNSYGWQLDKYALTPTLRCYCNAGMFENALVVFNEMREKELVDAHVLSILLVSFSKWGKVDKAFELVERIEDLNISLNEKTCFVLIHGFVREGRTDKALQLLDKMRKMDFVLDISIYGVLIEELSRNSEIEKAMQLYEEMNDSGVRPDIKILTDLMSCVRDERDMIRIVEERYESLELKDRMLLYNSVLKGLINNGSTDKAYRLLCASTGLESGGDFNKDNPFSMKELVCPNTISFEIVIDGLCRADRLEMALSLFRDMDHIGCKRSVLLYNNLIDYLSRSARLDECYELLNEMKQSEFRPTHYTYNSIFGCLCRQGDDAGALALVREMRVHGHQPWIKYYTLLMQKLCKDGQAVKASNFLADMVQEGFLPDVVGYSAVIDGLIKIKQLDKALDLFKEICARGHCPDVVAYNIMINGLSKAKRVLEAQGLVDEMMDKGLIPSVVTYNSLIDGWCKNGDIDRAIVNLTRMTEKEREPNVITYTTLIDGLCNAGKPNDAMRLLVEMESKGCLPSRVTFMALVSGLCKCGKPDIALTYLQEMERKEMKPDPYVYIVIIKAFINNLNPKEAFNVLEKVVHDESLQDLNGKDLSTLKEAILSLLADPRTSSNVKILLEEGHFTALCSISEIG from the coding sequence ATGGCTGCTTTCTGTAGAATCAAAAGATCCCATTTTCTTTTCTCCAGATCACTCAAACAATTCCTCAACCTATATACTCAGAACAACAACACTCAAATTCAAAACCCATTTATAAAATACAatctttttcaattttcttcaaCACCGACTTGCCAAAAACCTCAAAATTTTCTCCCCCCACTTTCTCTAGAAGATTCCAGAATCGTTGATAAACTTGTACACGTATTCACTAAGCGCCTTGATACATTAAAAAGCGAAGAACTTGATGAGTTGGGTCCAAAGATTACAactttaattgttgaatttgtTCTTAAAAGGCTCAAAAGTTGGAGAATAGCTCAATTGTTTTATAATTGGGCTAAGAATCAAAGTGGTTTTAGTCATAGTTGTCATACATTTAATTTAATGGCCGAGTGTCTATCAGCTGCTCGACAAATTGACTCAATGAGAATGTTGGTTAATGATGTGATTAAATGTCAGTGTTATTTTACTCCACGTGCTTTGGGTTTCTTTATTAGGTGTTTGAGTAATCAAGGGTTGGTTAAAGAGGCTAATGAATTGTTTGATCATATGCAAAAATCGGGTCTTTGTGTTCCGAATAGTTTTAGTTATAACTGCTTGTTAGATGCTATATCTAAGGGTGGTGATGTTGGTTTAATTGAGCTGAGATTGAAGGAGATGAATAGCTATGGGTGGCAGCTTGATAAGTATGCTCTGACACCTACTTTGCGGTGTTACTGCAATGCGGGGATGTTTGAAAATGCGTTGGTTGTTTTTAATGAGATGCGCGAGAAAGAATTGGTTGATGCACATGTTTTGTCGATCTTGTTGGTTTCCTTTAGCAAGTGGGGCAAGGTGGATAAGGCGTTTGAGTTGGTTGAGAGGATAGAAGATCTCAATATTAGCTTAAATGAAAAGACATGTTTTGTTCTGATTCATGGTTTTGTGAGGGAAGGCAGAACAGATAAAGCGTTGCAACTGTTGGATAAAATGAGGAAAATGGACTTTGTGCTGGACATTTCTATTTATGGTGTGTTAATAGAAGAGTTGTCTAGGAATAGTGAGATTGAGAAAGCTATGCAGCTGTACGAGGAAATGAATGATTCAGGTGTCCGTCCTGATATTAAAATACTTACTGACCTTATGTCTTGTGTGCGTGATGAAAGAGATATGATCCGAATAGTTGAGGAGAGGTATGAGAGTCTTGAACTGAAAGATAGGATGCTGTTGTATAATTCTGTCCTGAAAGGACTTATTAACAATGGTTCAACTGATAAAGCATATCGTCTACTTTGTGCATCAACGGGTCTTGAATCTGGTGGTGATTTTAACAAGGACAATCCTTTTTCCATGAAGGAACTTGTTTGTCCTAATACTATTTCGTTTGAAATAGTTATTGATGGTTTGTGTCGGGCGGATAGGTTGGAAATGGCTCTCAGCCTGTTTAGAGATATGGACCATATTGGTTGTAAACGCAGTGTGCTACTTTACaataatttaattgattatttgagtagGTCTGCTAGACTTGATGAATGCTATGAGCTTTTGAATGAGATGAAACAATCAGAATTTCGGCCAACACATTACACATACAACTCAATTTTTGGATGCTTATGTAGGCAAGGGGATGATGCGGGCGCCCTTGCTCTGGTGAGGGAGATGCGTGTGCATGGGCATCAACCTTGGATAAAATATTACACGCTGCTCATGCAGAAACTCTGCAAAGATGGGCAAGCAGTCAAAGCTTCTAACTTTCTTGCTGACATGGTTCAAGAAGGATTTCTGCCTGATGTAGTTGGTTATTCGGCAGTCATAGATGGTCTTATTAAGATTAAACAGTTGGATAAAGCATTGGATCTCTTCAAAGAGATCTGTGCTCGGGGTCACTGCCCCGATGTAGTTGCTTATAACATAATGATAAATGGCCTATCTAAGGCCAAAAGAGTACTTGAAGCCCAGGGTCTTGTTGATGAAATGATGGATAAGGGGCTAATTCCATCAGTTGTTACCTACAACTCACTGATTGATGGGTGGTGCAAAAATGGTGATATAGATCGGGCCATTGTAAATCTCACTAGGATGACCGAAAAAGAACGGGAGCCCAATGTGATTACTTACACCACTCTAATAGATGGGTTATGCAATGCTGGCAAACCAAATGATGCTATGAGGCTTTTGGTCGAAATGGAGTCAAAGGGTTGCCTTCCAAGTAGAGTAACTTTTATGGCTCTCGTTAGTGGTCTGTGCAAGTGTGGAAAACCAGATATTGCGCTGACTTATCTGCAGGAAATGGAGAGGAAGGAGATGAAACCTGATCCATATGTCTACATAGTGATAATAAAAGCTTTTATAAACAATTTGAATCCTAAAGAAGCTTTTAATGTACTAGAAAAGGTGGTCCATGATGAGTCTCTTCAAGATTTAAATGGTAAGGATCTTTCTACTCTTAAAGAGGCAATACTTTCCCTGTTAGCAGATCCAAGGACTTCCTCAAATGTGAAAATCCTGTTGGAGGAGGGTCATTTTACAGCACTTTGTAGCATCTCTGAAATCGGTTGA
- the LOC104243966 gene encoding thioredoxin-like protein YLS8 isoform X1, which translates to MIGMILACRWLISLEYKSCEWNLRRALHMFPFSHTLRLSAQGVCLPKHNTNNMHLSFRTLALMDEVLASVAETIKNFAVIYLVDITEVPDFNTMYELYDPSTVMFFFRNKHIMIDLGTGNNNKINWALKDKQEFIDIVETVYRGARKGRGLVIAPKDYSTKYRY; encoded by the exons ATGATTGGGATGATACTTGCATGCAG gtggctaataagtttggaaTATAAGTCCTGTGAATGGAACTTGAGGCGTGCTTTACATATGTTTCCCTTCTCCCATACTCTCCGCCTTTCTGCTCAAGGTGTCTGTCTTCccaaacataacacaaataacATGCACTTGAGTTTTAGGACCTTGGCCCTG ATGGACGAGGTGCTGGCTTCAGTTGCAGAGACAATAAAGAACTTTGCTGTGATTTACCTGGTAGACATCACCGAGGTCCCTGATTTTAACACGATGTACGAATTGTATGATCCGTCCACTGTTATGTTCTTCTTCAGGAACAAGCACATTATGATTGATCTTGGCACCGGGAACAATAACAAGATCAATTGGGCGCTTAAGGATAAACAGGAATTCATCGACATTGTTGAGACAGTGTATCGTGGTGCAAGAAAGGGTCGTGGTCTAGTTATTGCACCTAAAGATTACTCTACCAAGTACCGCTATTAA
- the LOC104243966 gene encoding thioredoxin-like protein YLS8 isoform X2, producing MSYLLPHLHSGWAVDQAILAEEERLVIIRFGHDWDDTCMQMDEVLASVAETIKNFAVIYLVDITEVPDFNTMYELYDPSTVMFFFRNKHIMIDLGTGNNNKINWALKDKQEFIDIVETVYRGARKGRGLVIAPKDYSTKYRY from the exons ATGTCGTACTTGTTGCCACATCTTCACTCAGGGTGGGCAGTGGATCAAGCTATTCTTGCTGAAGAGGAACGCCTTGTCATCATTCGTTTTGGCCATGATTGGGATGATACTTGCATGCAG ATGGACGAGGTGCTGGCTTCAGTTGCAGAGACAATAAAGAACTTTGCTGTGATTTACCTGGTAGACATCACCGAGGTCCCTGATTTTAACACGATGTACGAATTGTATGATCCGTCCACTGTTATGTTCTTCTTCAGGAACAAGCACATTATGATTGATCTTGGCACCGGGAACAATAACAAGATCAATTGGGCGCTTAAGGATAAACAGGAATTCATCGACATTGTTGAGACAGTGTATCGTGGTGCAAGAAAGGGTCGTGGTCTAGTTATTGCACCTAAAGATTACTCTACCAAGTACCGCTATTAA